A single genomic interval of Bacillus smithii harbors:
- the mutM gene encoding DNA-formamidopyrimidine glycosylase yields the protein MPEMPEVEIVRRTLLPLTTRKTIKDVTIRWPKMIQNTDADTFRKTLNGQTIHDISRRGKFLIFHFDDYSVVSHLRMEGRYRVEEKIEPDPHTHLVFHFTDGTHLLYRDVRKFGTFHLFPKGEEFFAPPLSHLGLEPFSDAFTFAFLKEQLKKTSRLIKAVLLDQKVVVGLGNIYVDEVLFRSGIHPERKAQDLNDKEIEKLRAEIITTLKEAIDKGGSTVRSYVNSQGKKGTYQLQLFVYARNGEPCRICGRPIEKIKVAGRGTHFCSNCQH from the coding sequence TTGCCTGAAATGCCGGAAGTAGAAATCGTTCGGCGAACATTGCTTCCTTTAACCACGAGGAAAACGATAAAAGACGTGACGATCCGTTGGCCGAAAATGATTCAAAATACAGACGCAGACACTTTTCGAAAAACGTTGAACGGACAGACGATCCATGATATATCCAGACGAGGGAAATTCTTGATTTTCCATTTTGATGACTATTCTGTTGTATCGCATTTGCGGATGGAAGGTCGCTATCGTGTGGAAGAAAAGATAGAGCCGGATCCTCATACCCATTTAGTGTTCCACTTTACTGACGGTACGCATCTGTTGTACAGAGATGTACGGAAATTTGGAACGTTTCATTTGTTTCCAAAGGGAGAAGAATTTTTTGCTCCTCCTTTATCGCACTTAGGTCTGGAGCCTTTTTCTGATGCATTCACATTCGCCTTTTTAAAAGAACAACTGAAAAAAACCAGCAGATTGATTAAAGCTGTTCTGCTGGATCAAAAAGTAGTGGTTGGACTCGGCAATATTTATGTCGATGAAGTGTTGTTTCGTTCCGGGATTCATCCGGAGCGGAAAGCACAGGATTTGAATGATAAGGAAATAGAAAAGCTAAGAGCGGAGATCATCACTACGTTGAAAGAGGCCATCGATAAAGGCGGAAGCACGGTCCGCTCGTATGTGAATTCACAAGGAAAGAAAGGGACGTACCAGCTGCAACTGTTCGTGTATGCGAGAAACGGGGAGCCTT
- a CDS encoding response regulator transcription factor, with protein MKKNILIVDDESSIVTLIQYNLEQAGFQTSSAYDGEEALQKVFNEKPDLIILDWMLPKLDGMEVCKQLRQQKIMTPILMLTAKDEEVDKVLGLELGADDYMTKPFSPRELMARVKAILRRQQFLTEPQSEQSQEPDFLQVGDVTIYQHLYEAYYKDQLLELTPKEFELLLYLIKNKGRVLSRDQLLNAVWNYDFAGDTRIVDVHISHLREKIENNTKKPQYIKTIRGIGYKFEEPK; from the coding sequence ATGAAAAAAAACATTTTGATTGTCGATGATGAATCATCTATCGTTACATTGATCCAATATAATTTAGAGCAAGCGGGGTTCCAAACAAGTTCTGCGTATGACGGTGAAGAGGCTCTGCAAAAAGTATTCAATGAGAAACCGGATTTGATTATATTGGATTGGATGCTTCCAAAATTGGATGGCATGGAGGTTTGCAAACAGCTTCGACAGCAAAAAATCATGACCCCCATTTTGATGTTGACCGCCAAAGATGAAGAAGTGGATAAAGTTCTTGGATTGGAACTTGGTGCTGATGATTATATGACGAAGCCATTCAGCCCTCGTGAATTGATGGCCAGGGTGAAAGCGATCTTAAGAAGACAGCAGTTTCTTACGGAACCACAAAGTGAACAGTCGCAAGAACCTGATTTTCTGCAAGTCGGCGATGTGACCATTTATCAACATCTGTACGAGGCTTATTATAAAGATCAACTTTTGGAATTGACGCCAAAAGAATTTGAGCTGCTCCTATATTTAATTAAAAACAAAGGCCGAGTTTTATCAAGAGACCAGCTTCTAAATGCGGTTTGGAATTATGATTTTGCCGGCGATACGCGAATTGTAGATGTTCATATTAGCCATTTGCGTGAAAAAATCGAAAATAATACGAAAAAACCCCAATATATTAAGACCATCAGAGGAATCGGCTATAAATTTGAAGAGCCAAAATAA
- the polA gene encoding DNA polymerase I → MKKKLILIDGNNIAYRAFFALPLLNNEKGIHTNAIYGFTMMLNKILEEEKPTHMLVAFDAGKTTFRHETFKEYKGGRQKTPPELSEQFPFIRDLLKSFHIPQFELENYEADDIIGTLSLEAEKKDFEIKIYSGDKDLTQLASEKTTVCLCRKGITDIEEYTPEHVKEKYGLTPQQIIDMKGLMGDSSDNIPGVPGIGEKTAIKLLKEFETVEKVVDSIDEISGKKLKERLQEHKQQALMSKELATIKRDAPLGITVDELEYQGPDWEKVQSIYKELGFQSLLEKIDQTQETEVQPLEKLEYQTVEEITEDLFEQENSFYLEMIGENYFISDIVGMAVQNEKGIFYLPTESTLKSPVFKKWAEDETKKKTVFDAKRTVIALRRHGIELKGIEFDLLLASYLINPSESPSDFADVAKLHGFNEVQSDEAVYGKGAKLKLPDREIYEEHIARKAVGLTKLAETCRDVLKENDQLSLFYDLEMPLALILADMEWTGVKVDVDRLTEMGDELHNRLQEIEKEIYELAGQEFNINSPKQLGHILFEKMGLPVIKKTKTGYSTSADVLEKLESSHEIVRYILEYRQLGKLQSTYIDGLLKVVHQNTHKVHTRFNQALTQTGRLSSADPNLQNIPIRLEEGRKIRQAFVPSEKDWVIFSADYSQIELRVLAHISGDQKLIEAFREDMDIHTKTAMDVFHVQKEEVTSNMRRQAKAVNFGIVYGISDYGLSQNLGITRKEAGQFIERYFASYPDVKEYMDEIVREAKRKGYVTTLLHRRRYLPEITSRNFNVRSFAERTAMNTPIQGSAADIIKKAMIDMAERLKKEQLKSRMLLQVHDELIFEVPPDEIETMKKIVPDVMEHAVELKVPLKVDYAYGPTWYDAK, encoded by the coding sequence GTGAAGAAGAAACTGATTTTGATAGATGGAAACAACATTGCATACCGTGCTTTTTTCGCCCTTCCGTTATTAAATAATGAAAAAGGTATTCACACCAATGCGATTTACGGCTTTACGATGATGCTGAACAAAATATTAGAGGAAGAAAAGCCAACCCATATGTTGGTGGCATTTGATGCCGGCAAAACGACTTTTCGACATGAAACATTCAAGGAATATAAAGGCGGCAGGCAAAAAACGCCTCCGGAACTATCGGAGCAATTTCCGTTTATCCGCGATTTATTAAAGTCTTTTCACATTCCGCAATTTGAACTGGAAAATTATGAAGCGGATGATATCATTGGTACCCTTTCATTAGAAGCGGAGAAAAAAGATTTTGAAATCAAAATTTACAGCGGAGACAAAGATTTGACCCAATTGGCTTCGGAGAAAACAACGGTTTGTCTCTGTCGAAAGGGAATTACCGATATTGAAGAATACACTCCGGAACATGTAAAAGAAAAATACGGTCTTACCCCTCAACAAATTATCGACATGAAAGGTTTGATGGGAGACTCTTCGGATAATATTCCTGGAGTCCCTGGAATCGGCGAAAAAACGGCGATTAAACTGTTAAAAGAATTTGAAACCGTTGAAAAGGTAGTCGATTCTATTGATGAAATCAGCGGAAAAAAGCTAAAAGAACGGCTTCAAGAACATAAACAACAAGCTTTAATGAGCAAAGAACTAGCAACCATTAAAAGAGATGCTCCTTTAGGGATTACGGTTGACGAACTTGAGTATCAAGGACCGGACTGGGAAAAAGTTCAGAGTATTTATAAGGAACTTGGATTCCAGTCTCTGCTGGAGAAAATAGATCAAACTCAGGAAACAGAAGTGCAGCCATTAGAAAAATTGGAGTATCAAACTGTCGAAGAAATCACGGAGGATTTGTTCGAACAGGAAAATTCTTTTTATTTAGAGATGATTGGTGAAAATTATTTCATTAGCGACATTGTCGGTATGGCTGTTCAAAATGAAAAAGGAATTTTTTATTTGCCGACAGAATCAACTTTAAAATCTCCTGTTTTTAAAAAATGGGCTGAAGACGAAACGAAAAAGAAAACGGTGTTTGATGCTAAGCGTACGGTTATTGCCTTGCGGAGGCATGGAATTGAACTGAAAGGGATTGAATTTGATTTACTGCTAGCTTCTTATTTAATTAACCCGTCTGAATCCCCTTCCGATTTTGCCGATGTAGCTAAGCTTCATGGTTTTAATGAAGTGCAATCCGACGAAGCGGTCTACGGAAAAGGGGCGAAATTAAAGCTCCCGGACAGAGAAATTTATGAGGAGCATATTGCAAGAAAAGCGGTGGGGCTTACTAAATTGGCGGAAACATGTCGAGATGTTCTGAAAGAAAATGATCAGCTCTCTCTTTTTTACGATTTAGAAATGCCGCTTGCTTTGATTTTGGCCGATATGGAATGGACAGGCGTAAAGGTGGACGTGGATCGGTTGACAGAAATGGGTGACGAACTTCACAACAGGCTGCAGGAAATCGAAAAGGAAATCTATGAATTGGCCGGACAAGAGTTTAACATTAACTCTCCTAAACAACTAGGGCATATTTTATTTGAAAAAATGGGGCTGCCGGTGATAAAGAAAACGAAAACAGGTTATTCCACATCCGCCGATGTATTGGAAAAATTGGAAAGCAGTCATGAAATCGTTCGCTACATTTTGGAGTACCGCCAGCTAGGAAAATTGCAATCCACTTATATAGATGGGCTGTTGAAAGTCGTTCACCAAAATACTCATAAAGTGCATACTCGCTTTAATCAAGCTCTTACACAGACAGGCAGACTGAGTTCCGCAGATCCTAATTTGCAAAACATCCCGATCAGACTCGAAGAAGGAAGGAAAATCCGCCAAGCTTTTGTCCCGTCTGAAAAAGATTGGGTCATCTTTTCAGCGGATTATTCACAAATCGAATTGCGGGTTCTCGCTCATATATCCGGTGATCAAAAGCTTATTGAAGCCTTCCGAGAGGATATGGATATCCACACCAAAACGGCCATGGATGTTTTTCATGTACAAAAAGAAGAAGTGACATCCAATATGAGGAGACAGGCGAAAGCCGTTAATTTTGGGATTGTCTATGGAATCAGCGATTATGGACTCTCACAAAATTTAGGGATTACGAGAAAGGAAGCCGGTCAGTTTATTGAACGTTATTTTGCTTCTTATCCGGATGTAAAAGAATATATGGATGAGATTGTTAGAGAAGCGAAACGAAAAGGTTATGTAACCACATTGCTTCATAGAAGACGATATTTGCCGGAGATTACAAGCCGAAATTTCAATGTACGCAGCTTTGCAGAGCGGACGGCCATGAATACGCCAATACAAGGAAGCGCTGCTGATATTATTAAAAAAGCAATGATTGATATGGCAGAACGATTGAAGAAAGAACAGCTTAAATCGAGAATGCTTCTTCAAGTGCATGATGAATTGATTTTTGAAGTTCCTCCCGATGAGATAGAAACGATGAAAAAAATCGTACCAGATGTAATGGAACATGCGGTTGAATTGAAAGTTCCGCTAAAAGTGGATTATGCCTATGGCCCCACTTGGTATGATGCTAAATAG
- the mdh gene encoding malate dehydrogenase, whose translation MALKRKKISVIGGGFTGATTAFLLAQKELGDVVLVDIPNMENPTKGKALDMLEASPVQGFDANITGTSNYEETKDSDVVVITAGIARKPGMSRDDLVQTNQKIMKAVTKEVVKYSPNCYIIVLTNPVDAMTYTVFKESGFPKNRVIGQSGVLDTARFRTFVAQELNVSVKDVTGFVLGGHGDDMVPLVRYSYAGGIPLETLIPKDRLDAIVERTRKGGGEIVNLLGNGSAYYAPAASLVEMVEAIVKDQRRILPAIAYLEGEYGFEGIYLGVPTILGANGIEKVIELELTEEEKAALAKSADSVRNVMASLV comes from the coding sequence TTGGCGTTGAAGCGTAAAAAAATCTCTGTAATCGGTGGCGGTTTTACGGGAGCAACTACAGCGTTTTTACTTGCTCAAAAAGAACTTGGAGATGTCGTTTTGGTCGATATTCCTAACATGGAAAATCCTACAAAAGGGAAAGCTTTAGATATGCTGGAAGCTAGTCCTGTCCAAGGGTTCGATGCCAATATTACGGGTACTTCCAATTACGAAGAAACAAAAGATTCAGACGTTGTGGTCATCACAGCTGGAATTGCCCGTAAGCCTGGTATGAGCCGCGATGATCTTGTACAAACAAACCAAAAGATAATGAAAGCCGTTACGAAAGAAGTGGTGAAATATTCTCCAAACTGCTACATCATTGTGCTGACAAATCCTGTCGATGCCATGACATATACGGTTTTTAAAGAATCCGGATTCCCTAAAAACCGTGTCATTGGTCAATCAGGGGTGCTCGATACTGCTCGTTTCCGTACTTTTGTCGCGCAGGAATTGAATGTTTCCGTAAAAGATGTCACTGGTTTTGTTCTGGGCGGGCATGGCGACGATATGGTTCCGCTTGTGCGCTACTCTTATGCCGGGGGAATTCCGCTTGAAACGTTAATTCCGAAAGATCGCTTAGATGCCATTGTGGAACGCACTCGCAAAGGCGGCGGTGAAATTGTCAATCTCCTTGGCAATGGGTCTGCTTATTACGCACCTGCAGCCTCTTTGGTAGAAATGGTGGAAGCCATCGTGAAAGACCAACGCCGCATTCTTCCGGCCATTGCCTATTTAGAGGGTGAATACGGATTTGAAGGAATCTATCTTGGAGTTCCGACCATTCTTGGCGCAAACGGAATTGAAAAAGTGATCGAATTGGAGCTGACGGAAGAAGAAAAAGCTGCACTAGCTAAATCGGCAGATTCCGTACGCAACGTCATGGCTTCTTTAGTATAA
- the icd gene encoding NADP-dependent isocitrate dehydrogenase, with amino-acid sequence MSQGEKITVQNGVLKVPNNPIIPFIEGDGTGPDIWRAASRVLDAAVEKAYKGERKIVWKEVYAGEKAFNKTGEWLPQETLDVIREYLIAIKGPLTTPVGGGIRSLNVALRQELDLFVCLRPVRYFEGVPSPVKRPQDTDMVIFRENTEDIYAGIEYQKGTPEVKKVIDFLQNEMGVKKIRFPETSGIGIKPVSEEGSKRLIRAAINYAIKEGRKSVTLVHKGNIMKFTEGAFKNWGYELAEEEFGDKVFTWAQYDRIKEEQGTEAANKAQQEAEAAGKIIVKDAIADIFLQQILTRPREFDVVATMNLNGDYISDALAAQVGGIGIAPGANINYETGHAIFEATHGTAPKYANLDKVNPSSVILSGVLMLEHLGWNEAANLIVKSMEKTIASKVVTYDFARLMEGAKEVKTSEFGSQLIANME; translated from the coding sequence ATGTCACAAGGGGAAAAAATCACAGTACAGAACGGAGTTTTAAAAGTACCTAATAATCCGATTATTCCATTTATTGAAGGGGACGGAACAGGCCCTGATATTTGGAGAGCAGCTTCACGCGTTTTAGATGCGGCGGTGGAAAAAGCTTATAAAGGCGAAAGAAAAATCGTTTGGAAAGAAGTATATGCCGGCGAAAAAGCTTTCAATAAAACAGGTGAATGGCTTCCGCAAGAAACATTGGATGTCATCCGAGAATATCTCATTGCGATTAAAGGGCCTTTAACAACTCCGGTAGGCGGTGGAATTCGTTCTTTAAATGTTGCTTTACGACAAGAACTCGATCTTTTTGTGTGCCTGCGTCCAGTACGTTATTTTGAAGGAGTACCTTCACCGGTAAAACGCCCGCAAGATACCGATATGGTCATTTTCCGTGAAAATACGGAAGATATTTACGCTGGAATTGAATATCAAAAAGGCACTCCTGAAGTGAAAAAAGTCATTGATTTTCTTCAAAATGAAATGGGCGTCAAAAAAATCCGCTTCCCAGAAACTTCTGGAATCGGCATTAAACCGGTTTCGGAAGAAGGATCTAAGCGTCTTATAAGAGCGGCTATTAACTATGCAATTAAAGAAGGCAGAAAATCTGTTACATTAGTACATAAAGGAAATATTATGAAGTTTACAGAAGGTGCCTTCAAAAATTGGGGATACGAATTGGCGGAAGAAGAATTCGGCGATAAAGTATTCACGTGGGCTCAATATGACCGCATCAAAGAAGAACAAGGAACAGAAGCTGCCAATAAAGCTCAACAAGAGGCAGAAGCAGCCGGAAAAATTATTGTAAAAGATGCGATTGCGGATATTTTCTTGCAACAAATTTTAACACGTCCGCGTGAATTTGATGTAGTGGCCACTATGAATTTAAATGGAGACTACATTTCTGATGCTCTTGCTGCTCAAGTAGGCGGAATCGGTATTGCTCCAGGGGCTAATATTAACTATGAAACTGGACATGCTATTTTTGAAGCAACACATGGTACGGCTCCAAAATATGCTAATTTGGACAAGGTGAATCCATCATCCGTTATTTTGTCCGGCGTATTAATGCTTGAACATTTAGGTTGGAATGAAGCGGCCAACTTAATTGTCAAATCGATGGAAAAGACCATTGCTTCCAAAGTGGTCACATATGATTTTGCGCGCTTGATGGAAGGGGCTAAAGAAGTCAAAACATCCGAATTTGGGTCACAATTAATTGCGAATATGGAATAA
- the ytvI gene encoding sporulation integral membrane protein YtvI — protein sequence MNPEKLYRVLRFFIVVGAVLLLLYALFVVSKVTYPFIIALAIAFLINPLVNVLEKRLKFPRPVAVIASILIIFAIFIGIISLLITEIVAGANYLANVVPGHVETIVKYTENFIAGQIIPLYDQASKLFKNLGANQQETILNNIQNVGQKIATSAGEFLKNFFLKLPDLISWIPNAATVLIFSLLATFFISKDWDRLKDRFEKYMPKKARSSSERVFVDLKKALFGFVRAQLTLISMTAVIVLIGLLILRVKYAITIALVTGLVDLMPYLGTGVVFVPWIIYEFISGEVSLGIGLSVLYIIVIAQRQFMEPKVLSSSIGLDPLATLIALFVGFKVVGFLGLILGPVVLVIIKTLHQANVFQDLWNYIIKGSSTDKNVS from the coding sequence TTGAATCCTGAAAAGCTATATCGTGTTTTGCGCTTTTTTATTGTGGTTGGAGCTGTTTTGCTGTTGTTGTACGCGCTCTTTGTCGTGTCAAAAGTAACTTATCCGTTCATTATTGCGCTGGCGATCGCTTTTTTGATTAACCCACTCGTGAATGTCCTCGAAAAGCGCCTGAAGTTTCCGAGACCCGTTGCGGTAATTGCCTCAATCCTTATTATTTTTGCTATTTTTATCGGCATCATTTCCTTGCTGATAACAGAAATTGTAGCGGGCGCGAATTATTTGGCAAACGTAGTCCCGGGACATGTGGAAACGATTGTCAAGTACACGGAAAATTTTATTGCCGGCCAAATCATCCCGTTATATGATCAAGCTTCAAAACTGTTCAAAAATTTGGGCGCCAACCAACAAGAAACCATTTTGAACAATATTCAAAATGTCGGCCAAAAAATTGCTACAAGTGCCGGAGAGTTTTTAAAAAATTTCTTCTTAAAGCTTCCTGATCTAATTTCTTGGATTCCTAATGCAGCTACTGTTCTAATCTTTTCATTGCTAGCCACTTTTTTTATCAGCAAAGATTGGGACAGACTAAAAGATCGATTTGAAAAATATATGCCCAAAAAGGCACGTTCAAGCAGCGAGCGGGTATTTGTGGACCTCAAAAAAGCACTTTTTGGTTTTGTCCGTGCCCAACTCACACTCATTTCGATGACGGCCGTGATCGTGTTAATTGGATTGCTTATTTTGAGGGTTAAATACGCCATCACGATTGCATTAGTCACAGGACTCGTGGATCTTATGCCATACCTTGGAACGGGAGTCGTTTTTGTCCCGTGGATTATTTACGAATTTATTTCCGGGGAAGTTTCGCTCGGAATCGGTCTTTCGGTTCTTTATATAATCGTCATTGCGCAGCGACAATTCATGGAACCAAAAGTTCTTTCTTCCAGCATTGGCTTGGATCCTTTAGCCACATTGATCGCCTTATTTGTCGGCTTCAAAGTCGTCGGATTTCTTGGCCTCATATTAGGGCCGGTCGTTCTTGTCATCATCAAGACCCTCCACCAAGCCAATGTATTTCAAGATTTATGGAACTATATCATCAAAGGAAGCTCCACAGACAAAAATGTCAGCTGA
- the citZ gene encoding citrate synthase, whose protein sequence is MTATRGLEGVVAASTSVSSIIDDTLTYVGYNIDDLAENASFEEVIYLLWHRRLPTKTELHELKNQLSENYEIPPEIIDHFKMYPIDKVHPMAALRTAVSFLGLYDEEADDMSEEANYRKAIRLQAKMPALVTTFARIRKGLEPIPPNKNLSFAANFLYMLNGKEPESIEEEAFNKALILHADHELNASTFTARVCVATLSDIYSGITSAIGALKGPLHGGANEQVMKMLTEIDSVENVEPYIRKKLANKEKIMGFGHRVYRKGDPRAKHLKEMSRKLTALRGEPKWFEISTRIEEIVTSEKGLPPNVDFYSASVYHSLGIDHDLFTPIFAVSRVSGWIAHILEQYDNNRLIRPRAEYIGPSKQVYVPLEDR, encoded by the coding sequence ATGACTGCAACTCGTGGTCTGGAAGGAGTAGTTGCCGCTTCTACTTCTGTAAGTTCTATTATTGATGATACCCTTACATATGTGGGTTATAACATTGATGACTTAGCGGAAAATGCTTCGTTTGAAGAAGTGATATATCTGCTGTGGCATCGCCGTTTGCCGACAAAAACGGAATTACACGAATTAAAAAATCAGCTTTCTGAAAACTATGAAATTCCTCCAGAAATTATTGACCATTTTAAAATGTATCCAATTGATAAAGTCCATCCCATGGCCGCGCTTCGCACTGCAGTATCTTTTTTAGGATTGTATGACGAAGAAGCTGACGATATGAGCGAGGAAGCGAATTATCGAAAAGCAATCCGTCTGCAAGCAAAAATGCCTGCATTGGTCACAACATTTGCCCGCATTCGTAAAGGGCTTGAACCAATTCCGCCAAACAAAAATTTAAGCTTTGCAGCGAATTTTCTTTACATGCTGAACGGAAAAGAACCGGAAAGTATTGAAGAAGAAGCATTTAATAAAGCATTGATTTTACATGCCGACCATGAATTGAATGCTTCTACTTTTACTGCGCGTGTATGTGTAGCCACCTTGTCAGATATTTATTCTGGTATTACCTCAGCGATCGGTGCTTTAAAAGGACCTCTTCATGGCGGTGCAAACGAGCAAGTAATGAAAATGTTGACGGAAATCGATTCCGTTGAAAACGTGGAACCATATATTCGGAAAAAACTGGCCAACAAAGAAAAGATAATGGGATTTGGTCACAGAGTATACCGCAAAGGCGACCCTCGTGCAAAACATTTAAAAGAAATGTCCCGAAAATTAACAGCTCTCAGAGGAGAACCAAAGTGGTTTGAAATCTCTACTCGAATTGAAGAAATTGTGACGTCTGAAAAAGGTTTGCCGCCGAATGTCGATTTCTATTCTGCATCTGTTTACCACAGCTTGGGAATTGATCATGATCTTTTCACGCCAATCTTTGCCGTCAGCCGTGTTTCAGGATGGATTGCCCATATATTAGAACAGTATGACAACAACCGTTTAATTCGTCCGCGGGCTGAATACATCGGTCCTTCCAAACAAGTGTATGTTCCGCTGGAAGATCGTTGA
- the pyk gene encoding pyruvate kinase: protein MRKTKIVCTIGPASESVEMLAKLMEAGMNVARLNFSHGDHEEHAVRIRNIREAAKQTGKTVGILLDTKGPEIRTHNMENGAVELKKGTNVIVSMKEVTGTAEKFSVNYPNLIDDVEIGSRILLDDGLIGLEVVSIDKENGEIHTKVLNSGILKNKKGVNVPGVSVNLPGITEKDAKDIIFGIQQGIDFIAASFVRRASDVLEIRQILEEHNATHIQIIPKIENQEGVENIDEILEVSDGLMVARGDLGVEIPAEEVPLVQKELIKKCNEMGKPVITATQMLDSMQRNPRPTRAEASDVANAIFDGTDAIMLSGETAAGAYPLEAVQTMHRIASRAEKALNYPAILTERSKNTGHNMTNAIGQSVAYTALNLDVHAIIAPTVSGHTAKMISRYRTKAPIIAVTSSEQVCRSLALVWGVYPQKSKAAESTDEMLELAVLAGLDSGMIKQGDLVVITAGVPVGESGTTNLMKIHVVGDILVKGQGIGRKSAVGKVVIAKNAKEALEKVQENSILVTIGTDKDMVPAIEKCAALITEEGGITSHGAVVGLNLGIPVIVGVEDAMKNLKEGQEVTVDAACGVVYNGRASVL from the coding sequence GTGAGAAAAACGAAAATTGTATGTACGATTGGGCCAGCAAGCGAAAGCGTAGAAATGTTGGCAAAATTAATGGAAGCCGGAATGAACGTCGCTCGATTAAATTTCTCTCATGGAGATCATGAAGAACATGCTGTTCGGATTCGAAATATTCGTGAGGCTGCTAAACAAACCGGCAAAACGGTAGGCATTTTGCTGGATACAAAAGGACCGGAAATTCGCACGCATAATATGGAGAACGGTGCTGTCGAACTGAAAAAAGGCACAAATGTCATTGTTTCAATGAAAGAAGTAACTGGAACGGCAGAAAAATTTTCGGTTAATTATCCAAACTTAATCGATGATGTAGAAATAGGATCGAGAATCTTGCTGGATGACGGTTTGATAGGATTGGAAGTTGTTTCTATCGACAAAGAAAATGGAGAAATTCATACGAAAGTATTAAACAGCGGTATTCTTAAGAATAAAAAAGGAGTAAATGTTCCTGGCGTTTCGGTTAATTTGCCTGGTATTACCGAAAAGGATGCAAAAGATATCATTTTTGGAATCCAGCAAGGGATTGATTTCATTGCTGCTTCCTTTGTAAGAAGAGCGTCCGATGTCTTGGAAATCCGACAAATTCTTGAGGAACATAATGCGACACATATTCAAATCATTCCTAAAATCGAAAACCAAGAGGGCGTTGAAAACATCGATGAAATCTTGGAAGTATCCGATGGGTTAATGGTGGCAAGAGGCGATTTGGGAGTGGAAATTCCAGCTGAAGAAGTTCCGCTTGTCCAAAAAGAACTGATCAAAAAATGCAACGAGATGGGGAAACCGGTTATTACTGCGACACAGATGCTGGATTCCATGCAAAGAAATCCGCGTCCTACCCGTGCGGAAGCTAGTGACGTGGCCAATGCCATCTTTGATGGTACCGATGCGATCATGTTGTCAGGAGAAACCGCAGCGGGAGCGTATCCGCTTGAGGCCGTACAAACGATGCACCGGATTGCTTCACGAGCGGAAAAAGCTCTGAACTATCCTGCCATCTTGACCGAAAGAAGCAAGAACACAGGACATAATATGACCAATGCCATTGGACAGTCCGTTGCCTATACGGCTCTTAATTTAGATGTTCATGCGATTATCGCACCAACCGTAAGCGGCCATACAGCCAAAATGATTTCACGCTACAGAACGAAAGCGCCGATTATTGCGGTTACTTCTAGTGAGCAAGTTTGCCGCAGTCTTGCCCTTGTGTGGGGAGTTTATCCGCAAAAAAGTAAAGCAGCTGAATCCACTGATGAAATGTTGGAGTTGGCCGTTCTTGCAGGATTAGATTCCGGCATGATCAAACAAGGAGACTTGGTTGTGATTACGGCTGGGGTTCCTGTAGGTGAATCCGGTACGACCAATTTAATGAAAATCCACGTTGTGGGAGATATCCTTGTAAAAGGGCAAGGAATTGGAAGAAAATCAGCTGTAGGGAAAGTAGTCATCGCCAAAAATGCAAAAGAAGCATTAGAAAAAGTGCAAGAGAATTCCATTTTAGTCACAATAGGAACGGATAAAGACATGGTTCCAGCTATTGAAAAATGTGCGGCACTTATAACGGAAGAAGGCGGAATAACCAGCCACGGGGCTGTTGTAGGATTGAATTTAGGGATTCCTGTTATAGTGGGAGTAGAAGATGCCATGAAAAATTTAAAAGAAGGACAGGAAGTCACCGTCGATGCCGCCTGCGGTGTGGTTTATAACGGACGTGCCAGCGTGCTTTAA
- a CDS encoding DUF441 domain-containing protein, whose product MSQQPFLFLLLLLAIGFISKNQSLMVAIAVLLVLKVIGTDDKIFSLIHSKGINWGVTIITVAVLVPIATGEIGFKDLTESLKSPYAWIALISGIIVAILGKHGVSLLAESPHITTSLVLGTVLAIALFKGVAVGPLIGAGIAYTAMRIFSFFH is encoded by the coding sequence ATGTCACAACAACCTTTTTTATTTTTACTGCTGCTATTAGCGATCGGTTTTATTTCCAAAAACCAATCTTTAATGGTGGCGATAGCTGTATTATTAGTTTTAAAAGTCATCGGTACGGATGATAAAATTTTTTCATTGATCCACTCAAAAGGAATCAATTGGGGAGTGACCATCATTACAGTGGCTGTCCTGGTGCCTATTGCAACAGGCGAGATCGGTTTCAAAGATTTAACGGAATCCTTAAAATCTCCTTATGCATGGATTGCGTTAATTTCCGGTATTATCGTTGCCATTTTAGGAAAGCATGGGGTATCTTTACTGGCCGAATCTCCTCATATCACGACGTCACTTGTGTTGGGGACGGTTTTGGCGATTGCCCTCTTTAAAGGAGTGGCTGTCGGTCCTCTTATTGGGGCAGGAATAGCTTATACAGCAATGAGAATCTTTAGTTTTTTTCACTAG